A window of the Candidatus Zixiibacteriota bacterium genome harbors these coding sequences:
- the dnaJ gene encoding molecular chaperone DnaJ codes for MNKRDYYDILGVDRDADTEEIKKAYRKQAVRFHPDKNPGDKSAEEKFKEATEAYEVLKDPEKRRTYDQFGHAGLSGAAAGPGGFGGFSGFDINDALRAFMRDFGVGGGFEDLFGMGGGRSRAQSGPVGGADLRVRLKLTLEEIAHGVEKKIRLKRLIPCDDCHGTGAAPGHKPVTCPQCHGTGEVRQVSRSIFGQFVNISTCPRCHGAGETIDKPCPTCRGEGRVEGHSTISVDVPPGVSSGNYITVRGAGHAGPRGGPSGDAIVLIEEQDHEQFERHGNDVLYRLPISFSQAALGDSVVVPTLDGSVKLKIPSGTQSGRLFRLRGKGIPHLRGGGSGDQLVQVFVWTPTDLSSDERALLEKLSRSRGGQPPKPDRSFFDKLRSGFGG; via the coding sequence GTGAACAAACGGGACTATTACGATATCCTCGGTGTTGACCGCGACGCCGACACCGAGGAGATCAAGAAGGCGTACCGCAAGCAGGCGGTGCGCTTCCATCCCGACAAGAACCCCGGGGACAAGTCCGCCGAGGAGAAATTCAAGGAAGCGACCGAGGCGTACGAGGTCCTGAAGGACCCCGAGAAACGCCGGACCTATGACCAATTCGGCCATGCCGGGTTGTCGGGCGCCGCGGCCGGGCCGGGTGGGTTTGGCGGTTTCTCCGGCTTCGATATCAACGATGCCCTGCGCGCCTTCATGCGCGACTTCGGTGTCGGCGGCGGGTTTGAGGACCTTTTCGGGATGGGTGGCGGACGATCGCGGGCCCAGAGCGGCCCGGTCGGCGGCGCCGATCTGCGCGTGCGTCTGAAGCTGACCCTGGAGGAAATCGCCCACGGGGTCGAAAAGAAGATCCGACTCAAAAGACTCATTCCCTGCGACGACTGCCATGGCACCGGCGCGGCTCCCGGTCACAAGCCGGTGACTTGCCCGCAATGCCATGGCACCGGCGAAGTACGGCAGGTCTCGCGCTCGATCTTCGGACAATTCGTGAATATCTCGACCTGTCCGCGTTGCCATGGGGCCGGTGAAACCATCGACAAACCGTGCCCCACCTGCCGCGGCGAAGGACGGGTCGAGGGGCACTCGACCATATCCGTCGATGTTCCTCCCGGAGTTTCCTCGGGAAACTACATCACCGTTCGCGGCGCCGGCCATGCCGGTCCGCGCGGCGGCCCGTCCGGGGACGCCATCGTCCTGATCGAAGAGCAGGACCACGAGCAATTCGAACGCCACGGCAATGATGTTTTGTACCGTCTGCCGATCAGTTTTTCGCAGGCGGCGTTGGGCGACTCGGTCGTCGTGCCGACGCTCGATGGCTCGGTGAAGTTGAAGATCCCCTCCGGGACACAGTCGGGACGGCTGTTCCGCTTAAGAGGCAAGGGAATCCCGCACCTGCGCGGCGGCGGTTCCGGCGATCAACTGGTGCAGGTCTTTGTTTGGACGCCGACCGATCTTTCCTCTGATGAGCGCGCGCTGCTGGAAAAACTCAGCCGTTCTCGCGGCGGCCAGCCCCCCAAGCCCGACCGCTCGTTCTTCGACAAGCTCCGCTCCGGCTTCGGGGGGTGA